In one window of Photorhabdus laumondii subsp. laumondii DNA:
- the aepX gene encoding phosphoenolpyruvate mutase, with translation MSALTDSAVKGIPDNETLDINSRLQNIHEIKLLTKMPVIMDADTGGRVEHFVHYVRKMEQVGIDAVIIEDKTGNKRNSLFGTSVKQELADIKEFSNKIAKGKAAQQKSRLMIFARLESLIAGYGMEDALERANAYVKAGANGIMIHSCQNTSDEVIDFSQSFRKKYPKLPLICVPTTYSATYHHDLSEAGFNIIIYANHMLRAAYKAMEHVSHEILKYGRSAEVEKDCISIKKVINLIPYAS, from the coding sequence ATGTCGGCTTTAACTGACTCAGCTGTTAAAGGTATTCCTGATAACGAAACATTGGATATTAATAGTCGTTTACAAAATATTCATGAGATAAAATTACTCACTAAAATGCCGGTTATTATGGATGCTGACACAGGTGGACGGGTTGAGCATTTTGTCCATTATGTCAGAAAAATGGAGCAGGTAGGTATTGATGCAGTCATTATTGAAGATAAAACGGGCAATAAAAGGAATTCCCTGTTTGGCACCAGTGTTAAACAAGAATTGGCTGATATTAAAGAATTCAGTAACAAAATAGCTAAAGGTAAAGCTGCACAACAAAAGAGCCGATTAATGATTTTTGCACGACTGGAAAGTTTAATTGCTGGTTACGGAATGGAAGATGCATTGGAGAGAGCCAATGCCTATGTTAAAGCAGGTGCTAATGGCATTATGATCCATAGCTGCCAGAATACGTCTGATGAAGTTATTGATTTTAGTCAGTCATTCAGAAAGAAATATCCAAAATTACCACTGATATGTGTACCAACGACTTATTCAGCAACTTATCATCATGATCTGAGCGAAGCAGGTTTTAATATTATTATTTATGCCAACCATATGCTCAGAGCGGCTTATAAAGCAATGGAACATGTATCTCACGAAATATTAAAGTATGGACGTTCCGCAGAAGTAGAGAAAGATTGCATAAGTATAAAAAAAGTCATCAATCTTATTCCTTATGCATCTTGA
- a CDS encoding homocitrate synthase/isopropylmalate synthase family protein yields MPDLAQMVMALQHFHQIDTGVDTRQLTRLSQKVAQASKYTISPWQPIVGDNVFAHESGIHVNGMLKDSKTFEPFEPEQVGGQRRLVVGKHSGRAILQNMLEEDSIKTDPQALEYCLALVRKAAGEYPGGIPTHVLHELYQQAEGTSE; encoded by the coding sequence ATGCCAGATTTAGCCCAGATGGTAATGGCTCTGCAACATTTCCATCAGATAGATACCGGTGTTGATACTCGACAACTTACCCGCCTCTCTCAGAAAGTCGCTCAGGCCAGTAAATATACAATTTCTCCTTGGCAACCTATTGTTGGTGACAATGTTTTTGCCCATGAATCCGGTATTCATGTCAATGGAATGCTGAAAGATAGCAAAACATTTGAACCTTTTGAGCCTGAGCAGGTTGGCGGTCAGCGTCGTCTGGTTGTCGGCAAGCATTCCGGTCGGGCTATCTTACAAAATATGTTAGAAGAAGATAGCATAAAGACAGATCCACAGGCATTGGAATATTGTCTGGCGCTGGTACGAAAAGCTGCCGGAGAATATCCCGGCGGGATCCCAACACATGTATTACATGAACTCTATCAGCAGGCAGAAGGAACATCAGAATGA
- a CDS encoding 3-isopropylmalate dehydratase large subunit yields MMIHEQPIVNQIIAEHSQKPRVMAKELITVDVDRIYVQDGNSPTIAKLFRQHNLKRVLRPEKIGFFFDHSVIVPDRLMAERVNEAMEFAKSIGVNIFARGEGISHLIALEEQWFQPGNIVIGADSHTCTGGAVQSLALGMGASDVLAAMLTGQTWLKVPETVSLSISGQPHPATRTKDVMLALLRHFGQSPFLYRSVELCGEWSQTLSLDSAASFASMGVELGAKCVFMPDGPGRPANMRPINPEVVDHHLTFLLSELTPHISLPHSPAQSVPLETLSGQKIDYVFIGSCTNSRLEDIAEVAAILDKHRVHQDVHCIVTPGSKRVYLEAMRRGYIEKIVSAGALVTPPGCGACVGTQGTIPAKGERVLSTMNRNFQGRMGNAEAEIYLSSPLVAANVALHGRVPLITELEWHD; encoded by the coding sequence ATGATGATTCATGAACAGCCTATCGTTAATCAGATTATTGCTGAACACAGCCAGAAACCCCGGGTTATGGCTAAGGAGCTGATCACTGTTGATGTCGATAGAATTTATGTTCAGGATGGGAATTCACCGACTATCGCTAAACTCTTTCGCCAGCATAATCTGAAACGGGTTCTGCGCCCGGAAAAAATTGGTTTTTTCTTCGACCATTCAGTGATTGTGCCTGATAGGTTAATGGCTGAACGTGTTAATGAAGCAATGGAATTTGCCAAATCGATTGGTGTCAATATTTTCGCTAGAGGTGAAGGTATCAGCCATTTAATTGCCTTGGAAGAGCAGTGGTTTCAACCTGGTAACATTGTAATTGGAGCTGATTCTCATACTTGTACAGGGGGTGCCGTACAGTCACTGGCCTTAGGCATGGGAGCTTCAGATGTATTGGCAGCAATGCTGACTGGGCAGACTTGGCTGAAAGTACCAGAAACAGTCAGTTTAAGTATTTCCGGTCAACCCCATCCGGCTACACGGACTAAAGATGTGATGCTCGCTTTATTGCGACATTTCGGGCAATCCCCCTTTTTATATCGTTCAGTGGAGCTATGTGGAGAATGGAGCCAGACACTTTCCTTAGATTCTGCTGCCAGTTTCGCCAGTATGGGTGTCGAACTTGGTGCCAAATGCGTCTTTATGCCGGATGGGCCCGGTAGGCCAGCCAATATGCGGCCTATCAATCCAGAGGTCGTTGATCATCATCTGACATTTTTGCTGTCAGAACTGACGCCTCATATCTCCCTGCCACATTCCCCTGCTCAGTCGGTACCGCTGGAAACGCTGTCAGGGCAGAAGATAGATTATGTCTTTATCGGCAGTTGTACCAACAGCCGATTAGAAGACATTGCGGAAGTAGCGGCAATCCTTGATAAGCACCGCGTACATCAGGATGTTCATTGTATCGTTACGCCTGGTTCAAAACGTGTATATCTGGAAGCTATGCGACGTGGCTATATTGAAAAAATTGTTTCTGCGGGTGCTCTGGTGACTCCTCCTGGGTGTGGGGCTTGTGTTGGCACACAAGGTACCATTCCCGCCAAAGGGGAAAGGGTTCTTTCAACGATGAACCGGAATTTTCAAGGGCGTATGGGCAATGCTGAAGCGGAAATTTATCTCTCATCGCCTTTAGTTGCAGCAAATGTGGCATTACATGGCAGGGTGCCGCTGATTACGGAGCTTGAATGGCATGATTGA
- a CDS encoding LLM class flavin-dependent oxidoreductase: MESDQKQLVLGAYLTYGTGHHPAAWRHPDVNPQAAQDIGHYLNMARIAEKGLFDLIFLSDTPSVFQDDQRGYGSRVVIFEPMTLLSALAMVTEHIGLVATASTTYKHPFNIAREFASLDHISRGRAGWNLVTSSKSHAAKNFGFAQHPEHDERYHQAAESWDIVTGLWDSWDDDALPRDKQSGIFYDPSKCHELNFQGQYFSVKGPLNISHPPQGHPIIVQAGSSEPGKELAARTAELVFTAQPDMNLAKAFYSDLKSRLSQYERHYNNILIMPGLCFFIGSDEESAKKKFNDLQALIHPEFGLSMLSDLLGGIDLSGYDINQPLPDLPVSNGNQSRRAIIEKMARSESLTIKQLYEKIIIARGHLICIGSYQQVAEQMVQWLQEKACDGFNLMPPYMPGCLEEFVTHVVPELQKRGVFKMGYKSGTLREKLNIPKPPSKFHV; the protein is encoded by the coding sequence ATGGAAAGTGATCAGAAACAACTCGTGCTTGGTGCTTATCTTACTTATGGTACTGGGCATCACCCGGCTGCATGGCGTCACCCTGATGTTAATCCGCAAGCTGCACAAGATATCGGGCATTATCTGAATATGGCTCGTATAGCGGAAAAAGGTTTATTCGATTTAATTTTTCTTTCTGATACACCTTCGGTTTTTCAGGATGATCAGCGGGGTTATGGTAGCCGGGTAGTCATATTCGAACCCATGACTCTTTTATCAGCATTGGCAATGGTGACTGAACATATCGGTTTGGTTGCTACCGCATCCACCACCTATAAACATCCATTTAATATTGCCCGTGAATTTGCTTCGTTGGATCATATTAGCCGTGGGCGCGCTGGCTGGAATCTGGTGACCTCGTCTAAATCTCATGCAGCGAAAAACTTCGGCTTTGCTCAACATCCTGAGCATGATGAACGATACCATCAGGCGGCTGAATCCTGGGACATTGTGACTGGATTATGGGATAGCTGGGATGATGATGCTCTGCCACGTGATAAGCAGAGTGGTATTTTTTATGATCCATCAAAATGCCATGAATTAAATTTTCAGGGACAATATTTCTCCGTAAAAGGGCCATTGAATATTTCCCATCCTCCTCAGGGGCACCCCATTATTGTACAGGCTGGTTCTTCAGAACCAGGAAAAGAATTGGCAGCTAGAACGGCTGAATTAGTTTTCACTGCACAACCTGATATGAATTTAGCAAAAGCATTTTACAGCGATTTAAAATCCCGACTCAGTCAATATGAAAGGCACTATAACAATATTTTAATTATGCCGGGGCTGTGCTTTTTTATTGGCTCTGATGAAGAGAGTGCCAAAAAGAAATTTAACGACTTGCAGGCGCTTATTCACCCTGAATTTGGTCTCAGCATGTTATCTGATTTGCTCGGTGGTATTGATTTATCAGGCTACGATATTAATCAACCTCTGCCAGATCTTCCTGTTTCTAATGGGAATCAAAGCCGTCGGGCGATTATTGAAAAAATGGCCAGATCAGAGTCTTTAACGATTAAACAGTTATACGAAAAAATCATTATTGCCAGAGGCCATTTAATTTGTATTGGCTCTTACCAACAAGTTGCTGAACAAATGGTGCAGTGGCTACAGGAAAAAGCCTGTGACGGATTTAATCTTATGCCTCCTTATATGCCCGGATGTCTGGAGGAGTTTGTGACTCATGTTGTACCTGAATTACAAAAACGAGGAGTGTTCAAAATGGGTTATAAATCAGGGACATTAAGGGAGAAGCTGAATATTCCCAAACCGCCCAGTAAATTTCACGTTTAA